The Papaver somniferum cultivar HN1 chromosome 3, ASM357369v1, whole genome shotgun sequence genome includes a region encoding these proteins:
- the LOC113358803 gene encoding nucleolar complex protein 2 homolog, with protein MIKTKKKSMMDMQKLQEKDPEFYEFLKEHDKDLLDFESDDDIDEEIDDEVAERDDEDENDDDEGADDDVLEKKKKKVEKPQTQEKKVITVEMVNNWIELVREGKKISAVYSIMRAYRTACHYGDEGQNESPEKYRIMSGTVFNKILQFVLSEIDGVLRRLLEMPASGGKKETIVQHMSTKKWKAYNHLVKSYLGNSLHVLNQMTDSEMIAFTLRRLKYSAVFLVAFPTLLRKYMKVSLHFWGTGGGALPIVSFLFIRDLCVRLGSDCMDECFKGMYKAYVMNCQFVNAAKLQHIQFLGNCVVELYGVDLSTAYQHAFVFIRQLAMILRDALSTKTKEAFRRVYEWKFMNCLELWTSAVCAYSSEPDFRPLAYPLTQIIFGVTRLVPTARYFPLRLRCVKMLNRIAASLGTFIPVSLPLLDMLEMKELNKKPTGGVGKAVDLRSTVKVSKPILKTRAFQEACVFSVMEELAEHLSQWSYSVAFFELAFIPTVRLRSFLKSTNVERFRKETKQLVREIEANSEFVNAKRATISFLPNDLAAESFLEVEKEKKVSPLSQYVVALRQRAQERQDTLAESSVTVGAHSSVFGKKKSDIDEDDDSDGDAEEGPKVFSSSWLPGGDSKTKEPKGDKKTKKKKKQQEEVAIDEDIVGDLVISSDEEEEERSPSDSSSDERETKAKPATRKQATKKRKMSSNSSKKGRFKKQQKH; from the exons ATGATTAAGACTAAGAAGAAGAGTATGATGGATATGCAAAAGCTTCAAGAAAAG GACCCAGAATTCTATGAGTTTTTGAAAGAACATGATAAGGATCTTCTAGATTTCGAGTCCGATGATGACATTGACGAGGAAATCGAT GATGAGGTTGCTGAGAGGGATGATGAGGATGAAAATGACGATGATGAGGGTgctgatgatgatgtgttagagaagaagaagaaaaaagttgaAAAGCCACAAACACAGGAGAAAAAGGTTATTACTGTCGAGATGGTTAATAACTGGATTGAATTGGTTCGAGAAGGTAAAAAGATAAGTGCAGTGTATTCTATTATGCGAGCTTATCGGACAGCATGTCATTACGGAGATGAGGGTCAAAATGAGTCACCAGAAAAGTATAGGATTATGTCGGGTACTGTTTTCAATAAAATATTGCAGTTTGTTTTGAGTGAAATCGATGGAGTTCTTCGAAGATTGCTTGAGATGCCTGCTTCAGGAGGAAAGAAAGAAACTATAGTGCAGCATATGAGCACTAAAAAATGGAAGGCCTATAACCATCTAGTGAAGTCATATCTGGGTAATTCTCTCCATGTCTTGAACCAAATGACCGACTCTGAGATGATTGCTTTCACATTGCGACGTCTTAAGTATTCAGCTGTATTTTTGGTTGCTTTTCCCACCCTCCTTAGGAAGTATATGAAG GTTTCCCTTCATTTCTGGGGAACAGGAGGAGGTGCCCTTCCAATAGTTTCCTTTCTTTTTATAAGAGACCTGTGTGTTCGTCTTGGTTCTGATTGTATGGACGAGTGCTTTAAAGGTATGTACAAGGCTTATGTTATGAACTGCCAGTTTGTGAATGCGGCGAAATTGCAGCATATTCAGTTCCTCGGCAACTGTGTTGTTGAACTTTATGGGGTGGACCTGTCAACTGCGTATCAGCATGCTTTTGTTTTCATTAGGCAGTTGGCAATGATTTTGCGGGATGCGCTTAGCACAAAAACTAAG GAAGCATTTAGGAGGGTGTATGAATGGAAGTTCATGAATTGCCTTGAGCTTTGGACAAGTGCTGTCTGTGCATACAGTTCTGAACCTGACTTCCGGCCCCTGGCTTACCCATTGACTCAAATAATTTTTGGGGTGACTCGTTTGGTTCCAACTGCAAGATACTTTCCTCTAAGGTTACGATGTGTTAAAATGCTCAATCGCATTGCTGCTTCTTTGGGTACTTTTATTCCTGTATCTTTACCTCTACTAGATATGCTAGAGATGAAGGAATTGAATAAGAAGCCTACTGGAGGTGTTGGAAAAGCTGTTGACTTGCGTTCCACAGTGAAG GTGAGCAAGCCAATTTTGAAAACCCGGGCATTCCAAGAAGCGTGCGTCTTTTCTGTGATGGAGGAGCTTGCTGAACATTTATCTCAATGGAGCTATTCTGTCGCCTTCTTTGAGTTGGCTTTTATTCCTACTGTAAGGTTGCGAAGTTTTCTTAAATCGACTAATGTCGAGAGGTTTCGCAAAGAGACAAAGCAGCTTGTACGGGAG ATAGAGGCAAACTCCGAGTTCGTGAATGCCAAACGTGCAACTATTTCATTTTTACCCAACGACCTCGCTGCAGAATCCTTTCTTGAG gttgagaaggagaagaaggttAGTCCTCTGTCACAATATGTCGTTGCTTTGCGTCAGAGAGCACAAGAAAGACAAGACACGCTCGCGGAATCCAG TGTTACTGTTGGAGCACACTCATCTGTGTTTGGCAAgaaaaaatcagatatcgatgAAGACGACGATAGTGATGGGGATGCGGAAGAAGGTCCTAAAGTCTTTAGCTCATCCTGGTTACCAGGAGGCGATTCAAA AACTAAAGAACCTAAAGGAGataagaagacaaagaagaaaaagaagcagCAGGAGGAAGTGGCGATAGACGAGGATATTGTTGGAGATTTAGTCATAAGttctgatgaagaggaagaagagagatCCCCCAGTGATTCATCTTCTGATGAGCGCGAGACGAAAGCAAAGCCAGCGACCCGCAAACAAGCAACTAAGAAACGAAAAATGTCTTCAAACTCATCAAAAAAAGGTCGATTCAAAAAGCAGCAGAAGCACTAA
- the LOC113360736 gene encoding protein trichome birefringence-like 34, which translates to MAKVCNLVLGILGLRNRMHSLTTILVATFIVLIVYMKGKTTWLVFEDILTTSTTTLKDYRESVSLTSSCDFFSGKWVYDNSTYPLYSEKQCSFMFDEVACEKFGRKDLSYQNWRWQPNQCDLPRFNAKALLERLRGKRMVFVGDSLNRNQWLSMVCLVESVIPSELKSVNGSGSLRIFNAIEYNATIEFYWAPLLVESNSDDPATHRWPERIVRAQAIEKHAIHWMDADILVFNSYLWWRSRPKMKVLWGSFEHPNEGTYKEVEMLRSYEMALKTWSDWLEIHVNHTKTELFFVSMSPTHSWAEDWSMNKEGNCYNETKLISGKHYKGRDSDPKMTNVLEKTLDELKVRGVNVKILNITQLSEYRKEGHPSTHRKQWVPLTREQVSNPTSYSDCIHWCLPGVPDTWNELLYAYIFS; encoded by the exons ATGGCAAAGGTATGCAACTTGGTGTTGGGTATTCTGGGACTAAGAAATCGCATGCATTCGCTAACAACGATTCTAGTTGCCACATTCATTGTTCTTATAGTCTATATGAAAGGAAAAACTACATGGCTTGTCTTTGAAGATATTCTCACGACTTCCACGACAACGTTAAAGGATTATAGAGAATCAGTATCGTTGACGTCGAGTTGTGATTTTTTTTCAGGTAAGTGGGTATACGACAACTCGACATATCCTTTGTACTCTGAGAAACAGTGCTCGTTCATGTTTGATGAAGTTGCATGTGAGAAGTTTGGAAGAAAGGATTTAAGCTATCAGAATTGGAGATGGCAACCAAACCAGTGCGACCTACCAAGGTTCAATGCCAAGGCATTACTGGAGAGATTGAGAGGGAAAAGGATGGTTTTTGTTGGAGATTCACTTAACAGAAATCAATGGTTATCCATGGTTTGTCTGGTGGAATCTGTAATCCCATCGGAACTCAAGTCTGTGAACGGCAGCGGTTCTCTCAGAATCTTTAATGCCATT GAATATAATGCAACCATTGAGTTTTACTGGGCACCATTGCTGGTCGAATCGAATTCGGATGATCCGGCGACCCATCGCTGGCCTGAACGAATTGTGAGAGCCCAAGCGATCGAGAAACACGCGATTCATTGGATGGATGCCGACATACTTGTCTTCAATTCCTATCTTTGGTGGAGATCGAGACCCAAAATGAAAGTCTT ATGGGGTTCTTTCGAACATCCAAATGAAGGAACGTACAAAGAGGTAGAAATGCTACGCAGCTATGAAATGGCTCTGAAAACATGgtctgattggcttgagattcatGTCAACCATACCAAGACGGAGCTGTTTTTTGTCAGCATGTCACCTACACACTCCTG GGCAGAGGATTGGAGCATGAACAAAGAAGGTAATTGCTACAACGAAACAAAGCTGATTTCGGGAAAACATTACAAGGGTAGAGATTCAGATCCTAAAATGACGAACGTCCTCGAGAAAACACTTGACGAGTTGAAAGTTAGAGGTGTTAATGTGAAGATACTTAACATAACACAACTATCAGAATACAGAAAAGAAGGCCATCCATCTACGCATAGAAAACAATGGGTGCCTTTAACTCGAGAACAGGTATCAAACCCTACAAGTTATTCTGATTGTATTCATTGGTGCCTCCCTGGAGTTCCCGATACTTGGAATGAGCTCCTTTATGCTTACATTTTTTCCTAA